In Vibrio echinoideorum, the following proteins share a genomic window:
- a CDS encoding DUF413 domain-containing protein, whose translation MSETEFRHGKKRFYDTIKFPRGFAKSGDFTLSEEEILTLFGDTMLALETGELTPTNAEERHFIKVLAHPHKAKSKLDRVWLKYIQLARGRRRFHTLNGCKRGEVPREEYERELVLED comes from the coding sequence ATGTCTGAGACCGAATTCCGACACGGAAAAAAACGTTTTTATGACACCATTAAATTCCCACGAGGGTTCGCTAAGTCAGGTGATTTTACTCTTTCAGAAGAAGAAATCCTAACCTTGTTTGGTGACACTATGCTTGCACTTGAGACTGGTGAACTAACACCGACCAATGCTGAAGAAAGACATTTCATCAAAGTATTGGCTCACCCTCATAAGGCTAAGTCCAAGTTAGACCGTGTTTGGTTGAAGTACATTCAACTGGCTCGTGGACGCCGTCGCTTTCATACCCTAAACGGCTGCAAACGCGGTGAAGTGCCTAGGGAAGAATACGAAAGAGAGTTAGTGTTAGAAGATTAG